A single Nicotiana tabacum cultivar K326 chromosome 5, ASM71507v2, whole genome shotgun sequence DNA region contains:
- the LOC142180849 gene encoding uncharacterized protein LOC142180849, whose product MEEALWTYRTTYRTPTQETPYLLVYGVETVLPLERQIPLLRLAIQEGLTDEENARLCLEELEALDEKRLEDQQSLECYQARLSRSFNKRVHLRSFQVGDQVLVVKRPIITSRQYRGKFSAKWDVGWTIYCTRGILKWRLQDS is encoded by the coding sequence ATGGAAGAAGCTCTTTGGACATATAGGACAACATATCGCACACCAACGCAAGAGACTCCTTATTTGCTTGTTTATGGAGTTGAAACAGTCCTTCCACTTGAGCGTCAAATCCCATTGTTGCGGCTTGCCATTCAAGAAGGactcactgatgaagaaaatgctcggtTATGCCTTGAAGAATTGGAAGCTCTTGATGAAAAGAGGCTAGAAGATCAACAAAgccttgaatgttatcaagctcgtcTGTCTCGATCTTTTAATAAAAGGGTACACCTTAGATCTTTCCAAGTGGGTGACCAAGTTCTTGTGGTCAAAAGGCCTATTATTACCTCTCGTCAATATAGGGGCAAATTCTCTGCTAAGTGGGATGTGGGATGGACCATATATTGTACAAGAGGTATACTCAAGTGGCGCTTACAAGATAGTTGA